One region of Niallia sp. Man26 genomic DNA includes:
- a CDS encoding pyridoxamine 5'-phosphate oxidase family protein, with protein sequence MEQMRQKKMEWTDDEQINSCLTSCRTGYLGLSDGTEPYVIPLNYVWYNKAIYFHGADEGRKVRIIEVNPAGCFTICEELGTMSNPVPAKTDTAYWSIMAFGEIRKVSEMKEARNIMQEMLNKYVPDYYNKPLASSHLEKYRSSLGSKTAIYKLCPTTITGKENPLDAKTKFSLGRTISMDLR encoded by the coding sequence ATGGAACAAATGAGACAGAAAAAAATGGAATGGACCGATGATGAACAAATCAACAGCTGTTTAACAAGTTGCCGCACCGGTTATCTTGGCTTGAGTGATGGCACTGAACCTTATGTTATTCCCCTTAATTATGTTTGGTATAACAAGGCCATTTACTTTCACGGTGCTGATGAAGGCAGAAAGGTGCGCATTATCGAAGTAAACCCCGCAGGCTGCTTCACCATTTGCGAAGAGCTTGGCACAATGAGCAATCCTGTTCCTGCAAAAACGGATACTGCTTATTGGAGTATCATGGCATTCGGAGAAATAAGGAAGGTAAGTGAAATGAAGGAAGCTAGGAATATCATGCAGGAAATGCTGAACAAATATGTACCAGATTACTATAACAAACCTCTTGCTTCGTCTCATTTAGAAAAATATCGGTCTTCTTTAGGCAGCAAAACAGCCATTTATAAACTTTGCCCAACAACGATAACGGGCAAGGAAAATCCACTTGATGCAAAGACAAAATTCTCGCTAGGACGAACGATTTCAATGGATTTAAGATGA